The nucleotide window aatttaTCTTCTGATAACGTATGGAGTATATAAATGAATTAACTGTCAACAACAAAAAGTGTTCTTTCTACAAAAGACAAAACGAATTTAGATGAACAAATACAATGAATGTAACTATCGTCCAACCAACCATGCATAGACTTTGTGTAATTCAAAGTAAAATTGAGTTTAACATAATCGTaatacaattaaatattttgatccATAAATGCCATATTTCTTGTTCTAAATAATTCTATTCTACCTAGTAGTAATTACTATTTTTTGATCGTTCAACTAACGCATTTACAGAAAATAGTAGCACCCTTCAAATTCCATCGCATCAAATTTTTGGGTCtttcttttcaaattttatcTATCATTTACAACATATCATCAAGAAGACCCCCAAAGAATAAAAGACGTTCCAATTAAGCCCCATAACTTTCAAATTGAAATATTAAGATCAATCTTAACCTTCTTCTTCGTTGAAGAACTCGTAGGCAGAGAAACAACGGTATCGCATCTCGGACATCTCGGGTTGTTCTTCATCACCAAAACGTAGCTCAAACATCCTGGACACCCAGCCGCCACCGGCGACGACGACGCAACCTCCGCCCCACGATGATGATGACGATCGTCCGGCGATTGCCGTTTCTTCAACACAACCGGATCTCTCTCGGCTCTCTCGAGAGCTGATTTCACCTTGTCAAGCGTGCAAACGCTCTGAAAATTACGGTTCGGCGGGAGAAGCTTCAGCTCCGGCGAGGTGTCGTCGAAGAGGTTAAGCAACGGCTTCGCGTGAGAGTTTGTTGGATTCGGAGGGAACAAATTCAAATCCTGAAACGACGACGACGTCGTTGGCAATGTTAGATTGGATTGATCTGCGTTTGTTATCGACGAGGAGCTCGTCGAGTTGCATCGCTGCAAATAAACCTTCCCTGACtgtttcaaaaattcaaaaaatcaaTCTCTCTGTTTCGTTCGATTCGAAATCAATTACAAAGCTGAGGAGAGAGAGTGATCGAATCGAAACGAACCTTGAGATCGAGACGCTTCTCCCATCCGGTGGGGACTTGGAGATCGAGGTCTAGCTCTAGTGACCGATCACCtccccctcctcctcctctgctTCCGAGGAGATCGCGAGTCATCGGCGCCGTCGTCGATTTCGCGCCGGAGGATTCTTTCGCATCGTTGTAACCGTTTAGTAACCGTACGAGGGAGCTGACGTCAGCGGCCATACCAGAATCGAGAGAGATAAAAAGAGAgcgagcgagagagagagagagagagtaatggGCTGTGTAAAAAAAATGCGGAGAGGGGTTATATAGAAGGAGCCAATATTAAGAGCCGAATTGTAGAAATGAAGATTGTAGAGGAAAATTAAAtgcaaatttaattattttattaattgctGTAATTTATCCTATACgtttcatattaaatatttattgtcAATTTTGAAATTTAGTTTTTGATGCATGTGTTTGATAAAATTTACAATTCCTTGTTTATTACTccttctgtttttaaaagatgcatattctagaattttcacatatattaagaaaactcattaaatatgcattgtttttttatgaataacaatttttcataaGTTTTAGctaatagaaatt belongs to Brassica rapa cultivar Chiifu-401-42 chromosome A07, CAAS_Brap_v3.01, whole genome shotgun sequence and includes:
- the LOC103832393 gene encoding uncharacterized protein LOC103832393 → MAADVSSLVRLLNGYNDAKESSGAKSTTAPMTRDLLGSRGGGGGGDRSLELDLDLQVPTGWEKRLDLKSGKVYLQRCNSTSSSSITNADQSNLTLPTTSSSFQDLNLFPPNPTNSHAKPLLNLFDDTSPELKLLPPNRNFQSVCTLDKVKSALERAERDPVVLKKRQSPDDRHHHRGAEVASSSPVAAGCPGCLSYVLVMKNNPRCPRCDTVVSLPTSSSTKKKVKIDLNISI